In Chitinophaga nivalis, a single genomic region encodes these proteins:
- a CDS encoding THUMP domain-containing class I SAM-dependent RNA methyltransferase: protein MSFSYTTKGSVTITCNKRLTPFLEQEVRDLGFTITETFVTGVRLQATLNECIRLNLNLRCGSQVLYSLKQFEAADGDEIYSQLCNYPWETILPDDGYFSITSNVQNETINNSMFANLRVKDAIVDRLRQQTGRRPSTGAELTGAVINLFWKNTTAEIFVDTSGDSLARHGYRKIPGRAPMLEALAASTILATQWNRTAPFVNPMCGSGTVAIEAALIATNSRPGLFRDNYAFMHLQGYDENVYLEERGILENQIREVPGLHILATDLSEAAIVNARKNAKAAGVADLIEFKVCDFADTPIPENGAGVVYMNPEYGLRLGEIEALEETYGRMGDFLKQKCGGYYGYIFTGNLDLAKKIGLKAKRRIEFFNSTIDCRLLEYELYAGTKRTN, encoded by the coding sequence ATGTCTTTTTCATACACTACGAAGGGATCGGTTACGATCACCTGTAATAAGCGTTTAACACCTTTTCTGGAACAGGAAGTAAGGGACCTGGGATTTACCATAACGGAAACCTTTGTCACAGGCGTACGCCTGCAGGCTACCCTGAACGAATGTATCCGTCTTAATCTGAACCTGCGTTGCGGCAGTCAGGTACTCTATAGCCTGAAACAATTTGAAGCCGCCGATGGCGATGAAATATACAGCCAGCTGTGTAATTATCCCTGGGAAACAATTCTGCCGGATGATGGGTACTTTTCGATTACGAGCAACGTGCAGAATGAAACCATCAACAACAGCATGTTTGCCAACCTCCGGGTAAAAGATGCCATTGTAGACCGTTTACGGCAGCAAACAGGCCGCAGGCCTTCTACCGGTGCAGAGCTGACCGGCGCTGTCATCAACCTTTTCTGGAAAAATACTACCGCCGAAATATTTGTAGATACTTCCGGGGATTCCCTGGCCCGTCACGGATATCGTAAGATTCCGGGTCGTGCGCCCATGCTGGAAGCCCTGGCGGCATCCACGATTCTGGCTACGCAGTGGAACCGTACCGCACCTTTTGTAAATCCCATGTGCGGATCGGGTACGGTAGCCATTGAAGCCGCATTGATTGCCACCAACAGCCGCCCCGGATTGTTCCGCGACAACTATGCCTTTATGCACCTGCAGGGGTATGATGAAAACGTATACCTGGAAGAAAGAGGTATCCTGGAAAACCAGATCAGGGAAGTACCCGGACTGCACATCCTTGCTACCGATCTGAGTGAGGCCGCCATTGTGAATGCGCGCAAGAATGCGAAAGCCGCCGGCGTGGCAGACCTGATTGAATTTAAGGTATGTGACTTTGCCGATACACCTATCCCGGAAAACGGCGCCGGGGTGGTATATATGAATCCTGAATACGGTTTACGCCTGGGTGAAATCGAAGCACTGGAAGAGACCTACGGTCGGATGGGCGATTTCCTGAAGCAAAAATGCGGTGGCTATTACGGCTATATTTTTACCGGTAATCTGGACCTGGCCAAGAAGATAGGATTAAAGGCCAAACGCAGGATCGAGTTTTTTAACAGTACGATCGATTGCCGGTTGCTGGAATACGAACTGTATGCCGGCACTAAAAGAACTAACTAA
- a CDS encoding MmcQ/YjbR family DNA-binding protein, which produces MLDTLHFTDKIRAILQPLPGVREGICFGTTAFYAKKKLIARMKEDGETLAIHTDDRDTWMTKQPAVFFITEHYRNYAMMLIRLHKVRDKDLEELLIKAWRIQATKTMLKAYDEQ; this is translated from the coding sequence ATGCTGGACACACTTCACTTTACAGATAAGATCCGCGCTATCTTGCAGCCTTTGCCCGGTGTGCGGGAGGGTATTTGTTTTGGTACAACTGCTTTTTATGCGAAAAAGAAGCTGATTGCACGTATGAAGGAAGACGGGGAGACCCTGGCCATCCATACCGATGACCGCGATACCTGGATGACTAAACAACCAGCGGTTTTTTTCATTACAGAACATTACCGCAACTATGCGATGATGCTGATCCGCCTGCATAAGGTGCGGGATAAAGACCTGGAGGAACTGTTGATAAAAGCATGGCGGATACAAGCCACGAAAACCATGCTGAAAGCATATGATGAGCAGTAA
- a CDS encoding Lrp/AsnC ligand binding domain-containing protein: MSHSLNIDKLDLQIISEMSTDAGISYAELGKKLFVSGGTIHVRIKKLHEMGVIKGTRLQVNLRAIGYDVLAFIGIYLEKSSLYENVAKQLLKIPQIVRLNYTTGAYSMFAEIICRDSGELRKILQDDLQHIKGIERTETIISLEESFSRPINVSEIV, encoded by the coding sequence ATGAGCCACTCGTTAAATATTGACAAATTAGATTTGCAGATTATTTCAGAAATGTCAACCGATGCAGGTATCTCCTATGCTGAATTAGGGAAAAAATTATTTGTATCCGGCGGCACCATTCATGTACGTATTAAGAAACTGCATGAAATGGGCGTTATCAAAGGCACCCGGCTGCAGGTAAATTTACGGGCCATCGGCTATGATGTACTGGCATTTATTGGTATTTATCTGGAAAAAAGCTCGCTGTACGAAAATGTAGCCAAACAGTTATTGAAAATACCCCAGATTGTAAGGTTAAACTACACCACAGGCGCCTATAGCATGTTTGCAGAAATCATTTGCCGCGACAGCGGTGAACTGCGCAAGATCCTCCAGGACGACCTGCAGCATATCAAAGGTATCGAACGCACTGAAACCATTATCTCCCTGGAAGAAAGTTTCTCCCGTCCCATTAACGTCAGCGAAATCGTATAG
- a CDS encoding class I SAM-dependent methyltransferase: MKSTATSRTAQYMALFRAMETTRPQNKRLFTDRFAYSFLDNGLKAGIWLCRIPGLRAVAESIIRKRIPGAMSSGIARTRYIDDLLQQSIQQGVQQVMILGAGFDTRALRLPFLHDIPVIEIDHPNTARYKLARLAQYKIPPRIRYYQIDFNQQSLEELGLMHHFDYSLRTTIIWEGVTNYLEQEAVDQTFTFLQRFPAGSAVIFTYVEQAVLENPAAFYGASQLLQDVSELEEKWTFGIRPELLRSYLSPFGFSLEEDLGANAYRERYLPERTEKGYEFYRVAMAVRKED, from the coding sequence ATGAAATCTACTGCTACCAGCCGAACGGCCCAATACATGGCCCTATTCAGGGCTATGGAAACAACCCGTCCTCAAAATAAAAGACTTTTTACAGATCGTTTTGCCTATTCCTTTCTGGACAATGGTCTGAAAGCCGGCATCTGGCTTTGTCGTATTCCTGGATTAAGGGCTGTGGCAGAAAGTATTATACGCAAAAGAATACCAGGCGCCATGTCGTCCGGCATTGCCCGTACCCGTTACATCGATGACCTGTTGCAACAAAGTATTCAGCAGGGCGTACAGCAGGTGATGATACTGGGCGCCGGCTTTGATACCCGGGCCCTCCGGCTGCCTTTCCTGCACGATATTCCGGTGATAGAAATAGATCATCCCAATACGGCCCGCTATAAGCTGGCGCGTCTCGCTCAGTATAAAATTCCGCCACGTATCCGCTATTACCAGATCGATTTTAATCAGCAAAGCCTGGAAGAACTGGGGCTGATGCATCATTTTGATTATTCACTGCGTACCACTATCATCTGGGAAGGCGTGACGAACTACCTGGAGCAGGAAGCAGTGGATCAGACCTTTACCTTTCTGCAACGTTTTCCGGCCGGTTCGGCCGTGATCTTTACCTATGTGGAACAGGCCGTGCTGGAAAATCCCGCTGCTTTTTACGGGGCCTCGCAATTGCTGCAGGATGTATCTGAGCTGGAAGAGAAATGGACATTCGGTATCAGACCGGAACTGCTGCGCAGTTATCTCTCACCTTTCGGTTTTTCACTGGAAGAAGATCTCGGCGCCAATGCCTACCGCGAGCGTTACCTGCCGGAGCGGACAGAAAAAGGATATGAGTTTTATCGCGTAGCGATGGCTGTCAGAAAAGAAGACTAG
- a CDS encoding SRPBCC family protein yields the protein METIYHQVWIQATPDKVYAAITQPDGLAKWWEPPLQARPEEGFICTFDAGLHGTHQMKITDLRPLLRVEWECLPEIADPRSPLTEWEGTYISFEQHSEKGVVILDFRHSGWMAQTPHFGLCSFHWARHLGILKHYCETGESLMDPEAEAQLRNAVLLNKR from the coding sequence ATGGAAACAATTTATCATCAGGTTTGGATTCAGGCTACACCCGACAAAGTATATGCTGCCATTACACAACCCGATGGCCTGGCCAAATGGTGGGAACCGCCCTTACAGGCCCGGCCGGAAGAAGGTTTTATATGTACGTTTGATGCGGGATTACACGGGACGCATCAAATGAAGATCACCGACCTGCGTCCGTTGTTACGGGTAGAATGGGAATGCTTACCCGAGATCGCAGATCCCCGTAGTCCGCTGACCGAATGGGAAGGTACTTATATCAGTTTTGAACAACACTCCGAAAAAGGAGTCGTCATCCTTGATTTCCGGCATAGCGGCTGGATGGCACAAACCCCTCACTTCGGGTTGTGCAGCTTTCATTGGGCACGCCACCTGGGTATACTGAAACATTACTGTGAAACCGGAGAATCGTTAATGGACCCGGAAGCCGAAGCGCAACTTAGAAACGCGGTATTACTCAACAAACGCTAG
- a CDS encoding nuclear transport factor 2 family protein, with translation MRNYLCLLSMLVFAGCVQPGGKISLANANVHVVKELYEAFNAHDWTKAADCYADTAIFLAPGGSTDTLLQTRQQTIAGYQALQKTFPDIRHEVKEVYGERNHIIVEFIAEATGSDGSKWQRPMCSVFTVKEGKIKCDHTYSGNH, from the coding sequence ATGAGAAACTACTTATGCCTGCTTTCGATGTTAGTGTTTGCCGGATGTGTACAGCCAGGCGGAAAAATCAGTCTCGCCAATGCCAATGTGCATGTGGTAAAGGAATTGTATGAGGCCTTTAACGCACACGACTGGACGAAAGCAGCCGATTGTTATGCGGATACGGCCATCTTCCTGGCGCCGGGCGGTAGTACAGATACCCTGTTGCAAACGCGGCAACAAACCATCGCAGGTTATCAGGCCCTGCAAAAAACATTTCCGGATATCCGGCATGAAGTAAAGGAGGTCTACGGCGAAAGGAATCATATCATTGTAGAATTCATTGCCGAGGCTACCGGCAGCGATGGCAGCAAGTGGCAACGCCCCATGTGCAGCGTATTCACTGTGAAAGAAGGGAAAATCAAATGCGATCATACCTACTCCGGCAACCATTGA
- a CDS encoding DUF3820 family protein, producing the protein MEMMQPNPEILQQLVVMKMPFGKYKDVLLCDLPVNYLEWFQRKGFPQGKLGMLLETMLVIKMNGLTGLLTPLKR; encoded by the coding sequence ATGGAGATGATGCAGCCTAATCCGGAAATATTACAGCAGCTGGTGGTGATGAAGATGCCTTTTGGAAAATACAAGGATGTATTGCTGTGCGACCTGCCGGTGAACTATCTGGAATGGTTCCAGCGTAAAGGATTTCCGCAGGGGAAGCTGGGGATGCTCCTGGAAACCATGCTGGTCATTAAAATGAATGGATTGACGGGATTACTGACACCCCTGAAACGATAA
- a CDS encoding bactofilin family protein encodes MINVSQFFRNIIAPGAFRIPKEVSVSGSIDATISGRIDGNVRGDVKTTGKLVISENASIRGHVYATDLVVYGKVYGDVHITNKAHISTKAYVKGDVNAIVLEIEEGAVIEGAIRKNVQPAGRSDHHPGETASATDPLHATATVAATPPPPPEEEQATSWF; translated from the coding sequence GTGATAAATGTCAGTCAGTTTTTCCGGAATATCATTGCTCCAGGGGCGTTCCGCATCCCGAAAGAAGTATCCGTAAGCGGTAGTATTGATGCCACTATTTCGGGGCGTATAGACGGCAACGTGAGAGGGGATGTAAAAACAACAGGCAAACTGGTGATCAGTGAAAATGCCAGTATTCGTGGCCATGTATATGCGACCGACCTGGTCGTATACGGCAAGGTATATGGCGATGTACACATTACCAATAAAGCACACATCAGTACCAAAGCCTACGTAAAAGGGGATGTAAATGCGATTGTGCTGGAAATTGAGGAAGGTGCTGTCATAGAAGGTGCTATCCGGAAAAATGTACAGCCGGCAGGCAGATCCGATCATCATCCGGGAGAAACTGCCTCAGCAACGGATCCCCTTCATGCAACCGCTACAGTAGCCGCTACGCCGCCACCTCCACCAGAGGAAGAACAGGCGACGAGCTGGTTTTAG
- a CDS encoding ParM/StbA family protein, with the protein MKVSTTIFPSVFETAFGNTENSSKDLLNGLKVKKDDTWYLVGNLAKRGGINPGRVTNASPQEEDYEILFKAALLNTVDKVEQPISLTVGFPFSTYNVYKTAAEQFLSKRHFLIDYDTQTYNNKGAFKKAMLDIERYEVIPEIVGGIIGLKKTINEPQLDNFIAISFGFGTIEGGMATGDGLIHRTCFSSHGIRYAINNLTRELNQKHYLEMKNEHQVDDAFMKGSIFTNRKRIDLRDMRKGVLTQYYKEVVSPLMRNYFTDLDFENCEKIYLMGGGAHYRELTDAFAEEFRDFIPVEVAPEPEKLMSVGYLYNSLRISDNKPQRSVGLDLGNSSSIISTFENETIHTPSFVPTPNPVTP; encoded by the coding sequence ATGAAAGTATCTACAACGATCTTCCCCAGCGTTTTTGAAACGGCATTCGGGAACACCGAAAACTCCAGTAAGGATCTGCTTAATGGATTAAAAGTAAAAAAAGATGATACCTGGTACCTGGTTGGCAATCTCGCCAAAAGAGGTGGTATCAATCCCGGCAGAGTAACCAATGCCTCTCCCCAGGAAGAAGATTACGAGATCCTGTTTAAAGCTGCTTTGCTCAATACCGTTGATAAAGTAGAGCAACCGATCTCCCTGACCGTAGGCTTCCCCTTTTCTACCTATAACGTCTATAAAACAGCAGCAGAACAGTTTCTGAGCAAAAGACATTTCCTCATCGATTACGATACCCAGACTTACAATAACAAAGGCGCATTTAAAAAAGCCATGCTGGATATTGAAAGATATGAGGTGATCCCTGAAATTGTAGGTGGTATCATCGGGCTAAAGAAAACTATTAACGAACCTCAGCTCGATAACTTCATTGCCATCAGCTTTGGTTTTGGTACCATTGAAGGAGGCATGGCTACCGGCGATGGCCTCATTCACCGCACCTGTTTCAGCTCTCATGGCATCCGCTATGCTATCAATAACCTGACGAGAGAACTGAACCAGAAACACTACCTGGAAATGAAAAATGAACACCAGGTAGACGATGCCTTTATGAAAGGTTCTATCTTCACCAACCGTAAACGGATCGATCTGCGTGACATGCGTAAAGGCGTGTTGACCCAGTATTATAAAGAGGTAGTATCTCCGCTGATGAGAAATTATTTCACTGACCTCGATTTTGAAAACTGTGAAAAAATATACCTCATGGGTGGCGGCGCCCACTACCGCGAGCTGACAGATGCCTTTGCAGAAGAGTTCCGGGATTTTATTCCGGTAGAAGTAGCACCAGAGCCGGAAAAGCTCATGAGTGTAGGCTACTTGTATAACTCGCTCCGTATTTCCGATAATAAACCACAAAGAAGCGTAGGCCTGGATCTGGGTAACTCCAGCTCCATCATTTCTACCTTTGAAAACGAAACTATACATACACCCAGCTTTGTACCGACACCCAATCCTGTAACCCCTTAA
- a CDS encoding class I SAM-dependent methyltransferase: MGDNESAAHWEKVYQQRAPHEVSWTQDIPVTSLELIRACRLPADAPILDMGGGDSKLADHLLLAGYSDITVVDISAKALEKAQQRLGAQAARVKWIVADILAFTPPQDYLLWHDRAVFHFMTTPAQQEQYLAAVRQAVRPGGYAITGTFSLEGPEKCSGLPVQRYSCDTLTARWQQGFTKISCLEDTHTTPFNTSQYFTFCSFSRYR, from the coding sequence ATGGGAGATAATGAAAGCGCTGCACACTGGGAAAAGGTCTATCAGCAACGGGCGCCGCATGAGGTGAGCTGGACGCAGGATATACCGGTAACATCCCTGGAGCTGATCCGGGCATGTCGGCTGCCGGCAGATGCGCCTATCCTGGATATGGGAGGGGGCGACAGCAAACTGGCAGATCACCTGCTGCTGGCTGGTTATTCCGATATTACCGTTGTGGATATTTCCGCAAAAGCGCTCGAAAAGGCGCAACAACGCCTGGGGGCACAGGCCGCCCGGGTAAAATGGATCGTTGCCGATATCCTGGCATTTACACCACCGCAGGATTATCTGCTCTGGCACGACCGCGCCGTATTCCACTTTATGACCACGCCTGCGCAACAGGAACAATACCTGGCTGCAGTACGGCAGGCGGTAAGGCCCGGCGGATATGCCATTACCGGTACTTTCTCCCTGGAGGGGCCGGAAAAATGCAGTGGTTTACCCGTGCAGCGCTACAGCTGTGATACGCTCACTGCCCGCTGGCAGCAAGGGTTTACAAAAATCTCTTGTTTAGAAGATACGCATACAACGCCTTTTAATACGTCCCAATATTTTACATTTTGTTCGTTTAGCCGTTATCGTTAG
- a CDS encoding M1 family metallopeptidase, producing MKRSRLILLLLLAGSQQLLAQTPLYMPLNISKAYDQHTRSSTGAPGKAYWQNKATYDIQVSFDPVTNKVAGTEHIVYVNNSPDTLRNVNFKLFSNLYQQETIRSMSVAGSDLTKGVTIKNMQVGGAAKALPAHVSGTNMPVGIPALAPGQSATFQLEFSYILNADSHIRTGAVDSGAYFIAYFFPRVAVYDDINGWDRVPYTGVQEFYNDFSDFRVAITVPGNYQVWATGDLKNTADVYNEKYVQRIAAAEKHDDVVAIIDTTDLQQGHITRNKPYNTWHFEASHVTDFAFAVSNHYCWNATSVEVDHTTKRRTRVDVAFNPQHADFFDVIRYARTTVDKMSHYFPRWPFPYSHETVFDGLDQMEYPMMVNDNPLTDKKAAIELTDHEIFHTMFPFYMGTNETLYAWMDEGWATIGEWIISPLIDSSIVDDYGMAPYNNIAGKWQDLPIMTPSNQLTDAYMTNSYPKPALGYLYVKDMLGDSLFLQALHHYIRQWNGKHPQPYDFFNCMNTGAGRNMNWFWKSWFFDNGYPDLGITQVTQKGKAANIEITSVGSKPVPVDVTVYFEDNSKLQLHKSIACWEKGNKTCSFAFTAAKKIKQVKLGSTWVADVNTANNTWPLK from the coding sequence ATGAAGCGATCCCGTTTAATTCTACTCCTGCTACTGGCCGGATCTCAACAGCTATTAGCCCAGACACCACTGTACATGCCGCTGAATATCAGCAAGGCTTATGACCAGCATACCCGCAGCAGCACCGGCGCCCCCGGTAAGGCTTACTGGCAGAACAAAGCTACCTATGACATCCAGGTATCTTTTGATCCTGTTACCAACAAGGTAGCCGGCACAGAACATATTGTGTATGTAAACAACAGTCCGGATACACTCCGGAATGTCAACTTTAAACTGTTTTCCAACCTGTATCAGCAGGAAACCATCCGCAGCATGTCTGTGGCAGGCAGCGACCTGACGAAAGGGGTGACCATCAAAAATATGCAGGTAGGAGGTGCCGCAAAGGCTTTGCCGGCACATGTTTCCGGTACCAATATGCCGGTAGGTATCCCGGCACTGGCGCCCGGACAGTCAGCTACCTTCCAGCTGGAGTTCTCCTATATCCTGAATGCCGACTCCCACATCCGTACCGGTGCCGTGGATAGCGGCGCTTATTTCATCGCTTATTTTTTCCCCCGCGTAGCGGTGTACGATGATATCAACGGATGGGACCGTGTGCCTTATACCGGTGTGCAGGAATTCTACAACGACTTCAGTGATTTTCGTGTAGCCATTACCGTTCCTGGTAACTATCAGGTATGGGCTACCGGCGATCTGAAAAATACCGCAGACGTATATAATGAGAAGTATGTGCAGCGTATAGCCGCTGCTGAAAAGCACGACGACGTAGTAGCTATCATTGATACCACCGATCTGCAGCAAGGGCATATTACCCGCAACAAACCCTATAACACCTGGCACTTTGAAGCCAGCCATGTTACTGATTTTGCCTTTGCCGTCAGCAATCACTATTGCTGGAATGCTACCAGCGTGGAAGTAGACCATACCACCAAAAGACGCACCCGCGTAGATGTAGCCTTTAATCCGCAGCATGCTGATTTCTTTGACGTGATCCGTTATGCCCGCACAACGGTAGACAAAATGAGCCATTATTTTCCCCGCTGGCCTTTTCCATACTCACATGAAACTGTGTTCGACGGCCTGGATCAAATGGAATATCCGATGATGGTGAATGATAACCCGCTGACCGATAAAAAGGCCGCGATTGAATTAACCGATCATGAAATATTCCATACCATGTTTCCTTTTTACATGGGCACCAATGAAACCCTGTATGCCTGGATGGATGAAGGTTGGGCCACTATCGGCGAATGGATTATTTCACCACTGATAGACAGCAGCATTGTGGATGATTATGGGATGGCGCCTTATAACAACATTGCCGGCAAATGGCAGGACCTGCCCATTATGACGCCTTCCAATCAGCTTACAGATGCCTATATGACGAACTCTTATCCCAAACCGGCGCTGGGCTATCTGTATGTAAAAGATATGCTGGGCGACAGCCTGTTTCTGCAGGCGCTCCACCATTATATCCGCCAATGGAATGGAAAACATCCGCAGCCTTACGACTTCTTTAACTGTATGAATACAGGCGCCGGCCGTAACATGAACTGGTTCTGGAAAAGCTGGTTCTTTGACAACGGCTACCCGGATCTGGGTATTACCCAGGTTACACAAAAAGGGAAAGCAGCCAATATAGAAATTACTTCGGTGGGCAGCAAACCGGTACCGGTAGATGTAACGGTGTATTTCGAGGATAACAGTAAGCTGCAACTGCATAAGAGTATTGCCTGCTGGGAAAAAGGTAACAAAACCTGTTCCTTCGCTTTTACTGCTGCCAAAAAAATAAAACAGGTAAAGCTGGGTAGTACCTGGGTAGCAGACGTGAATACTGCCAATAATACCTGGCCGTTGAAATAA
- a CDS encoding DUF4249 domain-containing protein: MKYLLHLLYVAFGITLLTACEQQLTLPPGYSTPRTVVYSELVAGGKAEVRIGKSKPVVPGVDNQFEKVTNATVQLSDKNGQILETLQYTPDDNSTMCMYQGKIKLDAARTYKIEAFVPGMKEVSATAAIPPPFRVDLKDSIHTVLNGRPVLRFHFNIYPLPGVRQYLAMEALKQTAVMDTFFVYQGVRYNVKDKRELYEAVKDNPGIKVTRDTTFLDEYLRIPCYTQDENADNNQVGGLNESYNCILFTQLGKPLSTYFYINANALTSGNTETFTLPGRVLVCVKSVSKEYYDFLLTYEKVKRNPGLNSLVQAIQLRGNTAGGFGIVGGCNRKVYYLYYDRL, from the coding sequence ATGAAGTACCTGCTCCACCTATTATATGTTGCGTTTGGGATCACCCTGCTTACCGCCTGTGAACAACAGCTCACCCTGCCTCCTGGTTATAGTACCCCCCGGACGGTGGTGTACAGTGAACTGGTAGCCGGTGGCAAGGCAGAAGTCAGAATAGGAAAAAGCAAGCCTGTTGTACCGGGCGTAGATAACCAGTTCGAAAAGGTGACCAATGCCACTGTGCAGTTATCTGATAAAAACGGACAGATACTGGAAACCCTGCAATACACACCGGATGATAACAGCACCATGTGTATGTACCAGGGTAAGATAAAACTGGATGCTGCCCGGACCTATAAAATAGAAGCCTTTGTACCAGGCATGAAAGAAGTGAGTGCTACCGCAGCCATTCCTCCTCCTTTCAGAGTAGACCTGAAAGACTCTATCCATACCGTACTTAATGGTCGGCCCGTGTTGCGTTTCCACTTCAATATATATCCATTACCCGGCGTCCGGCAATACCTGGCAATGGAAGCACTGAAACAAACAGCCGTCATGGATACCTTCTTTGTGTACCAGGGCGTTCGTTACAATGTGAAAGATAAACGTGAACTATACGAAGCCGTGAAAGATAACCCGGGTATAAAAGTGACCCGGGATACCACCTTCCTCGATGAATATCTGCGTATCCCCTGCTATACCCAGGATGAAAATGCAGACAACAACCAGGTAGGCGGACTCAATGAAAGTTACAACTGTATTCTCTTTACCCAATTAGGGAAACCACTGAGTACCTATTTTTATATCAACGCCAATGCCCTCACTTCCGGCAATACGGAAACCTTTACGTTACCCGGCCGGGTGCTGGTATGCGTGAAATCTGTATCCAAAGAGTATTACGATTTCCTGCTGACTTATGAAAAAGTAAAACGTAACCCGGGCCTGAACAGCCTGGTGCAGGCGATTCAGCTGAGAGGCAATACTGCCGGCGGATTTGGGATTGTGGGTGGTTGCAACCGGAAAGTATACTATCTGTATTACGACCGGTTATAA